A single window of Pseudoduganella plicata DNA harbors:
- a CDS encoding HupE/UreJ family protein, which produces MKVHYSTALAALLYSRAALAHPGHDHGALAGLLHPLTGLDHVLAMLAVGLWGAQLGGRAQWLLPAGFVACLALGGALGMAGMALPMVEAGILASVLLLGALIGFAVRLPLLPSLAIVGVFALFHGFAHGIEMPVAGNGALYALGFVAASAALHCAGLLLGRFALPQGWLRASGAAISLAGAWLAFA; this is translated from the coding sequence ATGAAAGTTCATTATTCGACCGCCCTGGCCGCATTGCTGTACAGCCGCGCCGCGCTGGCGCACCCCGGCCATGACCACGGCGCGCTGGCCGGCCTGCTGCACCCGTTGACGGGCCTCGATCACGTGCTGGCCATGCTGGCCGTCGGCCTGTGGGGCGCGCAGCTGGGCGGACGCGCGCAGTGGCTCCTGCCGGCGGGCTTCGTGGCATGCCTGGCCTTGGGCGGGGCATTGGGGATGGCCGGCATGGCGCTGCCGATGGTGGAGGCGGGCATCCTGGCCTCGGTGCTGTTGCTGGGAGCACTGATCGGCTTTGCCGTGCGGCTGCCGCTGCTGCCGTCGCTGGCGATCGTTGGCGTGTTCGCGTTGTTCCATGGCTTCGCGCACGGCATCGAGATGCCGGTTGCGGGCAATGGCGCGCTGTATGCACTGGGCTTCGTGGCTGCCAGCGCCGCGCTGCACTGTGCCGGTCTCCTGCTGGGCCGCTTCGCGCTGCCGCAGGGCTGGCTGCGCGCCAGCGGCGCAGCGATTTCGCTGGCGGGCGCCTGGCTGGCGTTTGCTTGA
- a CDS encoding acyl-CoA dehydrogenase family protein, producing MDFDYSDRCKALQEKLVAFMDEHIYPNENAFHEEVDENGRAHGNRWVPTQLIERLKPLARDQGLWNLFLPRSPRAPEGLSNLDYAPLCEIMGRVPWAPEVFNCAAPDTGNMETLERYGSEEHKRRWLEPLLRGEIRSAFAMTEPAVASSDATNIATRIEHHRSGAGDDYVINGHKWWISGAGDPRCKLFIVMGKTDPEAARHQQQSMILVPSDAPGITIVRPLPVFGYDDAPHGHCEILFENVRVPAQNLLLGEGRGFEIAQGRLGPGRIHHCMRAIGVAERALELMCRRLNERVAFGKRLSEQGVWRERIAQARIQIDTARLLTLKAAYMMDTVGNKVAQAEIAMIKVLAPNVAQQVLDWAIQAHGAAGVSGEFPLAYQWAANRTLRLADGPDEVHRNAIAKIELGKYQPEPGRLTPAGD from the coding sequence ATGGACTTCGACTATTCGGACCGTTGCAAGGCATTGCAGGAAAAGCTCGTCGCCTTCATGGACGAGCATATCTACCCGAACGAAAACGCCTTCCACGAGGAAGTGGACGAGAACGGCCGCGCGCACGGCAACCGCTGGGTGCCGACGCAGCTGATCGAACGCCTCAAGCCGCTGGCGCGCGACCAGGGCCTGTGGAACCTGTTCCTGCCCCGCTCCCCGCGCGCGCCGGAAGGCCTGTCGAACCTGGACTACGCGCCGCTGTGCGAGATCATGGGCCGGGTACCGTGGGCGCCGGAAGTGTTCAACTGCGCTGCGCCGGACACGGGCAATATGGAAACGCTGGAGCGCTACGGCAGCGAGGAGCACAAGCGCCGCTGGCTGGAACCGCTGCTGCGGGGAGAGATCCGCTCCGCGTTCGCGATGACGGAACCCGCGGTCGCGTCGTCGGATGCAACCAATATCGCCACGCGCATTGAACATCATCGGAGCGGTGCCGGCGACGACTACGTCATCAATGGCCACAAATGGTGGATCTCCGGGGCCGGCGACCCGCGCTGCAAGCTGTTCATCGTGATGGGCAAGACGGACCCCGAGGCCGCGCGCCACCAGCAGCAGTCGATGATCCTCGTGCCGAGCGACGCGCCGGGCATCACCATCGTCCGCCCGCTGCCCGTGTTCGGCTACGACGACGCGCCGCACGGCCACTGCGAGATCCTGTTCGAGAACGTGCGGGTGCCGGCGCAGAACCTGCTGCTGGGCGAAGGCCGCGGCTTCGAAATCGCCCAGGGCCGCCTCGGGCCGGGCCGCATCCATCACTGCATGCGCGCCATCGGCGTGGCCGAACGGGCGCTGGAGCTGATGTGCCGTCGCCTGAACGAGCGAGTGGCGTTCGGCAAGCGGCTGTCGGAGCAAGGTGTCTGGCGTGAACGCATCGCGCAAGCCCGCATCCAGATCGACACGGCGCGTCTCCTCACGCTCAAGGCCGCGTACATGATGGACACCGTCGGCAACAAGGTCGCGCAGGCGGAGATCGCAATGATCAAGGTGCTGGCACCGAACGTGGCGCAGCAGGTGCTGGACTGGGCTATCCAGGCGCATGGCGCGGCCGGCGTGTCGGGCGAATTCCCGCTGGCTTACCAGTGGGCCGCCAACCGCACGTTGCGGCTGGCCGATGGGCCGGATGAAGTCCATCGCAACGCCATCGCCAAGATCGAGCTGGGGAAGTATCAGCCTGAACCCGGCCGGCTGACACCAGCCGGCGACTGA
- a CDS encoding phosphotransferase produces MFEEFMGTKPVSERHRFDTAALDAWLRTHVDGYPASGELIAEQFKGGQSNPTFRLAIGDARYVLRTKPAPATKLLPSAHAIDREYKVMDALNRAGFPAPRQYALCLDESVIGRAFYVMEFIEGRVLWDQSLPGMTPGERAAIYDEQNRVIAQLHTIDYAAIGLAGYGKPGNYFARQIERWSKQYVASQTETIEAMDALIAWLPAHIPPGDETSIVHGDYRLDNMIFHPTEPCILAVLDWELSTLGHPFADFSYHCMSWHIEPGQFRGIAGLDLAALGIPSQQEYIERYAQRTGRTIELKDFGFYLAFNMFRLASIMQGIMKRYVDGTAASAQALESGRMARPMAELGWAYAQGKRIA; encoded by the coding sequence ATGTTCGAGGAATTCATGGGCACCAAGCCCGTGTCGGAACGCCATCGGTTCGACACGGCCGCGCTGGACGCATGGTTGCGCACGCACGTTGACGGCTATCCTGCCAGCGGCGAACTGATCGCCGAGCAGTTCAAGGGCGGCCAGTCGAACCCCACGTTCAGGCTGGCGATCGGCGATGCGCGCTATGTCCTGCGCACCAAGCCCGCGCCGGCCACGAAGCTGCTGCCGTCCGCTCACGCCATCGACCGCGAATACAAGGTCATGGACGCGTTGAACCGGGCCGGCTTCCCGGCGCCGCGCCAGTATGCGCTGTGCCTGGACGAGAGCGTGATCGGGCGCGCGTTCTACGTGATGGAGTTCATCGAAGGCCGCGTGCTGTGGGATCAGTCGCTGCCCGGCATGACCCCAGGCGAACGCGCCGCCATCTACGACGAACAGAATCGCGTCATCGCCCAGCTGCACACGATCGACTATGCCGCCATCGGGCTGGCCGGCTACGGCAAGCCGGGGAATTACTTCGCCCGCCAGATCGAGCGCTGGAGCAAGCAGTACGTGGCCTCGCAGACGGAGACGATCGAAGCGATGGATGCCCTGATCGCCTGGCTGCCGGCGCACATCCCGCCCGGCGACGAGACGTCCATCGTGCACGGCGACTACCGTCTCGACAACATGATCTTCCACCCCACCGAGCCGTGCATCCTGGCGGTACTGGACTGGGAGCTGTCGACATTGGGGCATCCGTTCGCCGACTTCAGTTATCACTGCATGAGCTGGCACATCGAACCGGGCCAGTTTCGCGGCATCGCGGGGCTGGACCTGGCGGCGCTGGGCATTCCGTCGCAGCAGGAGTACATCGAACGCTATGCGCAGCGCACCGGCCGCACGATCGAACTGAAGGACTTCGGGTTCTACCTGGCATTCAACATGTTCCGCCTTGCCAGCATCATGCAGGGCATCATGAAGCGCTACGTGGACGGTACCGCGGCCAGCGCGCAGGCACTGGAATCGGGCAGGATGGCGCGGCCGATGGCCGAACTGGGCTGGGCTTATGCCCAGGGCAAACGTATCGCTTGA
- a CDS encoding histidine phosphatase family protein → MAPSARRRIYLMRHGSVTYFDAAGKPVLPETVPLNETGRAQASAAGAAFAAQGLRFDRVIVSGLPRTVETAQRVLAQTGQSIDVEVWPELVEIRGGKLSAIPDDALHDAFTGAFDGVVAEHKRFLGGESVAELMDRVFPALDRLRADPGWDTVLLVLHGGVNRAILSYALTGQRLFLGNLAQAPGCINALDVGAAPNDWVVRFSNYAPPAPLHPDTRSTTMEQLLEQYLKFRPVQ, encoded by the coding sequence ATGGCCCCTTCGGCGCGCCGCCGCATCTACCTGATGCGCCACGGCAGCGTGACGTATTTCGACGCGGCGGGCAAACCCGTGCTGCCGGAAACCGTGCCGCTGAACGAAACGGGACGGGCCCAGGCCAGTGCCGCCGGCGCCGCGTTCGCCGCGCAGGGACTGCGCTTCGACCGCGTCATCGTCTCCGGCCTGCCGCGAACCGTCGAGACGGCGCAGCGGGTGCTGGCCCAAACGGGGCAATCGATCGACGTCGAGGTGTGGCCCGAGTTGGTCGAAATCCGCGGCGGCAAGCTGTCCGCCATCCCCGACGACGCGCTGCACGATGCCTTCACGGGGGCGTTCGACGGCGTCGTGGCGGAGCACAAGCGCTTCCTGGGCGGCGAATCGGTGGCGGAGCTGATGGACCGCGTCTTCCCGGCGCTGGACCGGCTGCGCGCCGATCCGGGCTGGGATACGGTGCTGCTGGTGCTGCACGGCGGCGTCAATCGTGCCATCCTGTCGTACGCGCTGACAGGCCAGCGGCTCTTCCTCGGCAACCTGGCGCAGGCGCCCGGCTGCATCAATGCCCTCGACGTGGGGGCGGCGCCGAACGACTGGGTAGTGCGCTTCTCCAATTACGCGCCGCCTGCACCGCTGCATCCGGATACGCGCAGTACCACGATGGAGCAGCTGTTGGAGCAGTATCTGAAGTTCAGGCCGGTCCAGTAA
- a CDS encoding prepilin-type N-terminal cleavage/methylation domain-containing protein — translation MLPSTARSHRQAGFTLVEIAIVLVIIGLLLGGVLKGQSLIDNAKVKNVIQQSTSLQAAVNAYQDKFRALPGDDAQATSHVPGASGNGNGDGQIAEYQLAPQHLALGGFITGSFNGTTDFMTSAQGGAVYIYNDVVGNRGGNGIRLDNLPDTFSEQLDAKLDDGKPDSGGVRATGPYTNNGTIVVRTAVFF, via the coding sequence ATGCTGCCATCCACCGCCCGCTCGCACCGCCAGGCCGGCTTCACCCTTGTCGAAATCGCCATCGTCCTGGTGATCATCGGACTGCTGCTGGGAGGGGTACTGAAAGGCCAGAGCCTGATCGACAACGCCAAGGTGAAAAACGTCATCCAGCAATCGACGTCGCTGCAGGCGGCCGTCAACGCCTACCAGGACAAGTTCCGCGCGCTGCCGGGGGACGATGCGCAGGCCACGTCGCACGTGCCGGGCGCCAGCGGCAACGGCAACGGCGACGGCCAGATCGCCGAGTACCAGCTGGCGCCGCAGCACCTGGCGCTGGGGGGCTTCATTACAGGCTCCTTCAACGGCACCACGGACTTCATGACGAGCGCCCAGGGCGGCGCCGTCTACATCTACAACGACGTGGTGGGCAACCGGGGCGGCAATGGGATCCGGCTCGATAACCTGCCCGACACGTTCTCCGAACAGCTGGACGCGAAACTGGATGACGGCAAGCCGGACAGCGGCGGCGTACGCGCCACGGGGCCGTACACGAACAACGGCACGATCGTCGTGCGCACGGCGGTGTTCTTCTGA
- a CDS encoding ABC transporter permease produces the protein MTVSPGLRIGAMVAVDTLREALRGRLAWLLVTLAAGGFALSAFLGALALTETRETQAALLAALLRFACAAIVAVYVVASIVREAHDKQAEMLLALPAGRGAWLLGRLAGFALLAMLAALPAGLLTCALAAPAQAVLWTTGLLCELWIVAVFAAFCALGLGHAAPALCATGGFYLLARSAAVLQWLAHDATQRTPDAGQRFIGAAADMIAFLLPGLDGFARAEWLLYGTGTAADLGAVLAQTAIFLTLLTAACLVDLHRRRF, from the coding sequence ATGACGGTATCGCCGGGCCTGCGAATCGGCGCCATGGTCGCCGTCGACACGCTGCGCGAAGCACTGCGCGGGCGCCTCGCGTGGCTGCTGGTTACGCTGGCGGCGGGCGGCTTCGCGCTGTCCGCGTTCCTGGGCGCGCTGGCCCTGACGGAGACGCGCGAAACGCAGGCCGCGCTGCTGGCGGCTCTGCTGCGTTTTGCCTGCGCCGCCATCGTGGCCGTCTATGTCGTTGCCAGCATCGTGCGCGAGGCTCACGACAAGCAGGCCGAAATGCTGCTGGCCCTGCCGGCCGGCCGCGGCGCATGGCTGCTGGGCCGCCTGGCAGGCTTTGCGCTGCTGGCGATGCTGGCGGCGCTGCCCGCCGGCCTGCTGACGTGTGCCCTTGCCGCGCCTGCGCAGGCGGTGCTGTGGACGACGGGCCTGTTGTGCGAGCTGTGGATCGTCGCCGTCTTTGCGGCCTTTTGCGCGCTGGGGCTTGGCCATGCGGCGCCGGCACTGTGCGCCACCGGCGGCTTCTACCTGCTGGCACGCAGCGCCGCCGTGCTGCAATGGTTGGCGCACGACGCGACGCAACGGACGCCCGACGCCGGCCAGCGTTTTATCGGCGCGGCGGCGGACATGATCGCATTCCTGCTGCCAGGGCTGGACGGTTTCGCCCGCGCCGAGTGGCTGCTGTACGGGACCGGCACTGCGGCGGATCTCGGCGCAGTGCTGGCGCAGACGGCGATCTTCCTGACACTGCTGACGGCCGCCTGCCTGGTCGACCTGCACCGGCGGCGGTTCTGA
- a CDS encoding prepilin-type N-terminal cleavage/methylation domain-containing protein yields the protein MTRNSSSNASASGGFTLVEVAIVLVVVGLLIGGLITPLSTQMEQRRVADTRKAMAEAREALTGFAIRNGYLPCPAISAANGLEDRAGERCTNERRIGFLPWATLGMPKLDSWGHLYVYSVTPEFADSDARFRLNTPRDITVATRDAGGNLVAATAPNDIPAVILSAGRNGYGGFSELGVRAADAGSGNIDEKTNIASPGNAFISRDGADNPGAPGGAYDDLVVWLSPNILFNRMIAAQRLP from the coding sequence ATGACGCGAAACTCAAGCTCAAACGCAAGCGCAAGCGGCGGCTTCACGCTGGTCGAGGTGGCGATCGTGCTGGTCGTCGTCGGCCTGCTGATCGGCGGCCTGATCACGCCCTTGTCGACCCAGATGGAACAGCGCCGCGTGGCCGACACGCGCAAGGCGATGGCGGAGGCGCGCGAGGCACTGACGGGTTTCGCCATCCGCAACGGCTATCTGCCCTGCCCCGCCATCTCGGCCGCGAACGGCCTGGAAGACCGCGCCGGCGAACGCTGCACCAACGAGCGCCGCATCGGCTTCCTGCCCTGGGCCACCCTGGGCATGCCCAAGCTGGACAGCTGGGGGCACCTGTACGTCTACAGCGTGACGCCGGAATTCGCCGACAGCGATGCGCGCTTCCGCCTGAATACGCCGCGCGACATCACCGTCGCCACGCGCGATGCCGGCGGCAACCTGGTGGCCGCCACGGCGCCGAACGACATCCCGGCCGTCATCCTGTCCGCGGGCCGCAATGGCTATGGCGGCTTCAGCGAACTTGGCGTGCGCGCCGCCGATGCCGGCAGCGGCAACATCGACGAGAAAACCAATATCGCCAGTCCCGGCAACGCCTTCATCAGCCGTGACGGCGCAGACAACCCGGGCGCGCCAGGCGGCGCGTACGACGACCTGGTTGTCTGGCTGTCGCCGAACATCCTGTTCAACCGGATGATCGCGGCGCAGCGGCTGCCATGA